One region of Chelonoidis abingdonii isolate Lonesome George chromosome 14, CheloAbing_2.0, whole genome shotgun sequence genomic DNA includes:
- the GDAP1L1 gene encoding ganglioside-induced differentiation-associated protein 1-like 1 isoform X2, translating to MKLDYEREPQLTEPYLSKQKKLMAKILEHDNVSYLKKILGELGMVLDQIEAELEKRKLEYQGQKCELWLCGCVFTLADILLGATLHRLKFLGLSKKYWEDGSRPNLQSFFDRIQKRFAFRKVLGDIHTTLLSAVVPNAFRLVKRKPPSFFGASFLMGSLGGMGYFAYWYLKKKYI from the exons ATGAAGCTGGACTACGAAAGGGAGCCCCAGCTGACCGAGCCATACCTTTCCAAACAGAAGAAACTCATG GCCAAGATCTTGGAACATGACAATGTGAGCTACTTGAAGAAAATTCTTGGCGAGCTGGGAATGGTGCTAGACCAGATTGAGGCTGAGCTGGAGAAGAGGAAACTCGAGTATCAAG GGCAGAAGTGTGAACTCTGGCTCTGTGGATGCGTCTTTACCTTGGCCGACATCCTACTGGGGGCTACCCTGCACCGCCTGAAATTTCTAGGACTGTCTAAGAAATACTGGGAAGATGGCAGCAGACCCAACCTACagtccttctttgacaggatacaAAAACGCTTTGCCTTCAGGAAAGTTTTGGGAGACATACACACCACCCTTCTCTCGGCCGTGGTACCCAATGCCTTCAGGCTTGTCAAACGGAAACCCCCCTCCTTCTTTGGAGCCTCCTTCCTTATGGGATCTCTGGGGGGAATGGGATATTTTGCTTATtggtatttaaagaaaaaatacatctAA
- the FITM2 gene encoding acyl-coenzyme A diphosphatase FITM2 isoform X2, with amino-acid sequence MELLDRCARPLRTSLVRSSMRRWLPWGLLGLMLGGSLLKALALLPDSYMSSKRNLLNMYFVKLAWAWTFWLLLPFIAITNYCLSRNVLEMLRRISTLLVGTMVWKDPRSQECNSY; translated from the exons ATGGAGCTGCTGGATCGCTGCGCCCGGCCCCTGCGCACCTCCCTGGTGCGGAGCTCGATGCGGCGGTGGCTGCCCTGGGGCCTGCTGGGCCTCATGCTGGGCGGCTCCCTCCTGAAGGCGCTAGCGCTGCTGCCCGACTCCTACATGAGCAGCAAGCGCAACCTGCTCAACAT GTATTTTGTCAAATTGGCCTGGGCCTGGACGTTCTGGCTGCTGTTACCCTTCATTGCCATCACCAACTACTGTCTCAGCCGAAATGTCCTGGAGATGCTGCGGCGTATCAGTACCCTGCTGGTGGGCACCATGGTCTG GAAAGACCCCAGATCACAAGAGTGTAACAGTTACTAG
- the FITM2 gene encoding acyl-coenzyme A diphosphatase FITM2 isoform X1: MELLDRCARPLRTSLVRSSMRRWLPWGLLGLMLGGSLLKALALLPDSYMSSKRNLLNMYFVKLAWAWTFWLLLPFIAITNYCLSRNVLEMLRRISTLLVGTMVWYVCTSLFLHIEDFTGSCYKSPALDVLFQEHLSKWQCRQGGGFWHGFDISGHSFLLTYCALMIVEEMAVLHVLNTERSPRLHAVVNALFVALSFLTLIWVWMFFCTALYFHDFSQKLFGTLVGLSAWYGTYRFWYLKPFSPGLPPQNASLSSKKPNCSR, translated from the exons ATGGAGCTGCTGGATCGCTGCGCCCGGCCCCTGCGCACCTCCCTGGTGCGGAGCTCGATGCGGCGGTGGCTGCCCTGGGGCCTGCTGGGCCTCATGCTGGGCGGCTCCCTCCTGAAGGCGCTAGCGCTGCTGCCCGACTCCTACATGAGCAGCAAGCGCAACCTGCTCAACAT GTATTTTGTCAAATTGGCCTGGGCCTGGACGTTCTGGCTGCTGTTACCCTTCATTGCCATCACCAACTACTGTCTCAGCCGAAATGTCCTGGAGATGCTGCGGCGTATCAGTACCCTGCTGGTGGGCACCATGGTCTGGTATGTCTGCACTAGTCTCTTCTTGCACATAGAGGATTTCACTGGCAGCTGCTACAAATCACCAGCACTTGATGTGCTGTTCCAGGAGCACCTCAGCAAGTGGCAGTGCCGCCAGGGTGGTGGCTTCTGGCATGGCTTTGACATCTCAGGGCACTCCTTCCTCCTAACATACTGTGCTCTGATGATTGTGGAGGAGATGGCTGTGCTGCATGTCCTGAACACTGAACGGAGCCCACGATTACATGCAGTGGTCAATGCCCTGTTTGTTGCCTTGAGCTTTCTGACCCTGATCTGGGTCTGGATGTTTTTTTGCACTGCTCTATATTTCCATGACTTCTCCCAAAAATTGTTTGGCACCCTAGTGGGTCTATCAGCCTGGTATGGAACATACAGGTTCTGGTACTTGAAACCCTTTTCTCCTGGACTTCCTCCCCAAAACGCTAGCTTGAGTTCAAAGAAGCCTAATTGTAGCAGATAA